Part of the Bacillus sp. THAF10 genome is shown below.
AAAAAGGGGATACGGTTTTCTCGAAAGACCTAGAACCAAAGCAGCATTTCACTCAGCCTCCACCACGTTATACAGAAGCTAGGCTAGTCCGAACACTAGAAGAGCTTGGAATAGGGCGTCCGTCCACTTACGCTCCAACCTTGGATACAATCCAAAAAAGGGGCTATGTAGCACTCGATAACAAGCGTTTTGTTCCTACTGAACTAGGGGAAATTGTGATTCAGCTCATCTTGGAGTTTTTCCCTGAGATTATCAATGTGGAATTCACTGCAGATCTTGAAACGAATCTAGATAATGTAGAAGTAGGGAAAGTGAACTGGGTAAATATCATTGACGGCTTTTATCATGAATTTGCTAAAAGGCTAGAAAAGGCCGAGAAGGAAATGCAGGAAATAGAAATTAAGGATGAACCTGCTGGTGAAGATTGTGAATTATGTGGTCATGAAATGGTTTATAAAATGGGCAGATATGGTAAATTCATGGCATGCTCTAATTTTCCTGATTGTCGCAATACTAAAGCAATTGTCAAGGATATTGGTGTTCCCTGTCCAAAATGTGATAAAGGGACAATCGTGGAGAGGAAGAGTAAGAAGAAACGAATCTTTTACGGCTGTGATCAATATCCTGCTTGTGAATTTCTTTCATGGGATAAACCAATTGCCCGAAAATGTCCGAAGTGTGAAGCAATGCTCGTCGAGAAAAAACTCAAAAAAGGTGTACAAGTACAATGTGTGGAATGTGATTACAAGGAAGAAGCTCAAGGCTAATTTCCAATTTGAATGTTCATCCACTAAAAAAGGGGACTGGCACTTAAGCAGGAATGTCAGCCCTTTTTCCTTTGCCACAAAAGTTAGGAGGAATTCAACATGACAACAACAGTAAACGTAATTGGCGCTGGTCTTGCTGGGAGCGAAGCAGCATGGCAGCTTGCTAACCAAGGAATTAATGTCCATTTATATGAGATGCGTCCAGTGAAGCAAACACCTGCTCACCATACGGATAAATTTGCAGAGCTAGTTTGTTCTAACTCTCTTAGAGCAAATAATCTTACAAATGCAGTCGGAGTGTTAAAGGAAGAAATGCGGATGCTTAATTCCGTTATTATTAAATCAGCAGATGACTGTTCAGTACCTGCTGGTGGTGCGCTTGCTGTGGACCGCCATGAATTTGCTCAAAGAGTAACCGAGAGAGTGAAAGAGCATCCAAATGTTACCGTTTTTCATGAAGAAGTAAATGAAATACCAGAAGGTCCAACAATCATTGCCACAGGACCTTTAACGTCCAAATCTTTATCAGAGCAGCTTCAATCGTTAACAGGAGAAGAGTATCTTTACTTTTATGATGCAGCTGCGCCAATTCTTGAAAAAGACAGTATTAATATGGATATTGTCTATCTTAAATCAAGATACGATAAAGGTGAGGCAGCTTATTTAAACTGTCCGATGAACGAAGAAGAATTTAACAGATTCTATGAAGCACTCATCGCAGCGGAAACGGTTCCTTTAAAAGAATTTGAAAAAGAGATATTTTTCGAAGGGTGCATGCCTATTGAAGTCATGGCGAATCGCGGAAAAAAGACCATGCTTTTTGGTCCATTAAAGCCTGTTGGACTAGAAGATCCGAAAACAGGAAAAAGACCTTATGCAGTGGTTCAACTTCGTCAAGATGATGCAGCTGGTACGTTGTATAATATTGTTGGTTTTCAGACACATTTAAAATGGGGACCCCAAAAGGAAGTCATTCGTCTTATTCCAGGCTTGGAAAATGCAGAAATCGTTCGCTACGGCGTAATGCATCGTAACACATTTATCAATTCACCAAACCTGTTAAAGCCTACCTATCAATTCAAGGAAAGAGATGATTTATTCTTTGCCGGACAAATGACAGGGGTAGAAGGGTATGTGGAATCTGCAGCTTCGGGCTTAATTGCAGGATTAAATGCTGCTAGACTCGTACAAGGCCAAGAGCCATTAGTATTCCCAAAAGAAACAACCATCGGAAGTATGGCTCATTATATTACTTCCACAAACGCGAAAAACTTTCAGCCAATGAATGCTAATTTTGGACTCTTACCAGATCTGCCTGTTAAGATAAAAAACAAGCAAGAGCGCAATGAAGCGCATGCTAGGAGAGCGTTGGAAACAATTCAGAATTTTGTAAAAAGTTAATCAAATTAATTGCAAGGGCTACTAAATTGTGATAATATTTAGTAGCCCTTGTGAGGTGAAAAAGATGGAAAATGTTAAAGTTGCGTTACAGTCTTTTTTAGAATATTTACAAATCGAGAGAAACTATTCAAAATATACTATTGTATTTTATGAAAAAGATATTGAGGAATTTTTTGAATTCATGAAAGAGGAAGCGATTCCGCAATTGTTTGAAGTGACACATGTTGAAGCGCGTTTGTATCTAACAAAGCTTCATCAAAAAAAATACGCGCGAAGAACAATTGCTAGAAAGGCATCAAGCTTAAGAAGCTTTTTTAAGTTCCTTTTAAAAGAAAATAAAATGGATCAGCATCCATTCTCAGCGATTTCCGTTCCAAAGCTAGAGAAATTGCTTCCAAAATTTCTTTATGAGGAGGAATTAGAAAAACTTTTTGAAATCTCTGACACCTCCACTGCTTTAGGTCAACGCAATCAAGCACTACTTGAGCTCCTTTATGGCACAGGTATTCGTATTAGTGAATGCTGTGGAATTGAGCTTAAAGATATTGATCTGCAGCTTGAAACAATTTTGGTTAGAGGTAAGGGAAATAAGCAGCGATACGTGCCGTTTGGTAGCTACGCTCATAAGGCTCTTTGTACATATTTAGAAAATGGCCGAGTGGAGCTCGCACAAAATCAGCAATCTGCAAACGAGACAAGGCATCTCTTCTTAAATTTCCGGGGAGGTCCCCTCTCGCCACGTGGAGTGAGGGTTGTGTTAAATGATATGGTAAAGAAGGCAAGTGCTACATTACATATCAGTCCACACACACTGCGCCATACATTCGCTACCCATCTCTTGAATGAAGGCGCTGATTTAAGAGTTGTTCAAGAGCTTTTAGGGCACGCGAACCTTTCATCCACTCAAATTTATACTCATGTGACTAAAGAGCACTTGAAACGAACGTACAATCAATTTCACCCTCGTGCTTAGGGAAAGAAAAGAGGAGGAGCATTTCATGTCATCATTTCATGCAACGACAATTTTTGCTGTTCAACATAATGGAAAATGTGCCATGTCAGGTGACGGACAGGTTACCTTTGGAAATGCAGTGGTGATGAAACACACAGCCAGAAAAGTACGCAAGCTTTTCAACGGTAGAATTCTTGCTGGCTTTGCCGGTTCAGTGGCTGATGCCTTTACGCTGTTTGAAATGTTTGAAGCAAAGCTTGAAGAGTATAATGGAAATATCCAGCGCTCAAGTGTCGAGCTTGCAAAGGAATGGCGTAGTGACAAAGTTCTGAGAAAACTAGAAGCGATGCTCATTGTCATGGACGAATCTACTTTGCTGCTTGTTTCAGGTACTGGTGAGGTCATTGAACCTGACGACGGCGTCCTTGCCATTGGCTCTGGTGGAAACTACGCACTGGCTGCTGGTAGAGCATTAAAAAGATATGCCGGAGAAACCTTAACAGCTCACGATATTGCAAAAGCAGCGCTTGAAACTGCCGGCGAGATATGTGTGTATACAAATGACAATATTATTGTAGAAGAACTATAGAAAAGGCGGTTGTGGAGATGAGTACAAAATTAACCCCTAGGCAAATAGTAGATATGCTTGATCAATATATTGTAGGACAAACAAATGCTAAAAAAGCTGTTGCTGTAGCTTTAAGGAACAGGTATCGGAGAAGTCTTTTAAAAGGTAGCTTGCGTGAAGAGGTGGTTCCGAAAAATATTTTAATGATTGGGCCAACCGGAGTGGGTAAAACAGAAATAGCCAGAAGAATCGCAAAGCTTGTGGGGGCCCCCTTCATTAAGGTGGAAGCAACCAAATTCACAGAAGTAGGCTATGTAGGTCGAGATGTGGAGTCTATGGTACGTGATCTCGTAGAAACCTCCGTTCGCCTTGTAAAAGAGGAAAAGATGACAAGCGTAAAGGATAAGGCGCTTGAGAATGCCAATAAACGAATCGTTGAATTATTGGTTCCTGGAAAACAAAAAAACACCTCCTATAAAAATCCCTTAGAAATGTTTTTTGGCGGCAATACTGCCTCACAGGATACAGAGGAGCAAGAAAAACAAGAGGAACTATCGATAAAAGAACAACGTAGAAGAATAGCCCATCAATTAGCGCTTGGTGAACTTGAAGACAGATATATTACGGTTGAGGTGGAAGAACAGTCGGGCTCCATGTTTGATATGCTTCAAGGGTCGGGTATGGAACAAATGGGCATGAACATGCAGGATGCCTTAAGCAACCTCATGCCAAAGAAAAAGAAAAAGCGTAGACTTACTGTTAGAGAAGCGAGGCCGGTACTGACAAATGAGGAAGCGCAAAAACTCATTGATATGGATGAAGTTACTCAGGAAGCAATTGTAAGAGCAGAGCAAACTGGAATTATTTTTATTGATGAAATCGATAAAATTGCGAAGAAAAACAGTGGTTCCTCTGCAGATGTTTCCCGAGAAGGAGTACAACGTGATATTCTCCCGATTGTAGAAGGTTCCACCGTCGTAACGAAATATGGCCAAGTAAAAACGGATCATGTCTTGTTTATCTCAGCAGGAGCGTTTCATATTGCAAAACCTTCCGACCTTATACCGGAGCTTCAAGGGCGCTTCCCAATTCGTGTGGAGCTTACTAAGCTAACCGTGGAGGATTTTGTAAGAATTCTAATTGAACCTGATAATGCCCTGCTTAAGCAATATATTGCTTTACTGGAAACAGAAGGTATAAAAGTCGAATTTTCTGACGATGCTATTCGTAAACTAGCAGAAGTAGCCTATAGTGTGAATCAAGAAACGGATAATATCGGTGCCAGGAGATTGCATACGATCCTTGAAAAGCTTCTTGAGGATTTATCCTTTGAAGCTCCAGATATCAATTTAGAAAAAATCGTCATCACCCCACAATACGTAGATGATAAACTAGGTAGTATTGTTAAAAATAAAGATTTAAGTCAATTTATTTTATAGGCTCTATTCTAAAAGATTGTTGCTAAAAACCTAAGAAAAAGTCGGAATTAGGACTTTTTCCAATAACACAATCAAGATATTGCCACCTATTTAAAACTACTTCCCAAGAAAAGAGCACGACAGCAACGATAATTACGGAAATTCTAATAATACCCAGAGCAACAAAGTTTGTGAAAACAGCCATTTTATAAAAAGTGAATGTAGATTCTAGGAGGAAATAAACATGCCATTATTACAGAAAACGAGAACTATTAACGCAATGCTACAAAGAGCAGCTGGTAAGCCAGTAAACTTTAAAGAAATGTCAGAAACATTATGCAATGTGATTGAAGCGAATGTATTCGTTCTTTCTCGCCGCGGTAAACTATTAGGCTATTCCATTAACCAACAAATAGAAAACGAGCGCATGATTAAAATGCTTGAAGATCGCCAGTTTCCAGAGGAGTATACGAAAAACCTTTTCAATATTTCAGAAACTTCTTCTAACCTTGATGTAGAGAGCGAGTACACTGCTTTCCCTGTTGAAAACAAGGAGCTGTTTAAATCTGGCTTAACGACAATCGTTCCAATCATTGGAGGTGGAGAGAGATTAGGAACACTAATCCTTGCTCGTTTACAAGAGCCATTCTCCGATGATGATTTAATATTAGCAGAATACGGAGCAACCGTTGTAGGAATGGAAATTCTCCGTGAAAAAGCAGAAGAAATTGAAGAAGAGGCAAGAAGTAAAGCAGTCGTGCAAATGGCGATCAGTTCCTTATCCTATAGTGAGCTTGAAGCAATTGAACATATTTTTGAAGAACTTGATGGAAAAGAAGGATTGCTCGTAGCAAGTAAAATTGCTGACAGAGTTGGAATTACCCGTTCTGTAATTGTAAATGCATTGCGTAAATTAGAGAGCGCTGGTGTTATTGAATCTCGTTCATTAGGAATGAAAGGAACGTATATCAAAGTCTTAAACGACAAGTTCCTATTTGAATTATCAAAATTAAAATCCCACTAAATTTATCATTATTAAAAAGGTCCGACAAATTACTACATATTGTAGTAATGTCGGACCTTTTTTTGTGAAT
Proteins encoded:
- the trmFO gene encoding FADH(2)-oxidizing methylenetetrahydrofolate--tRNA-(uracil(54)-C(5))-methyltransferase TrmFO, whose protein sequence is MTTTVNVIGAGLAGSEAAWQLANQGINVHLYEMRPVKQTPAHHTDKFAELVCSNSLRANNLTNAVGVLKEEMRMLNSVIIKSADDCSVPAGGALAVDRHEFAQRVTERVKEHPNVTVFHEEVNEIPEGPTIIATGPLTSKSLSEQLQSLTGEEYLYFYDAAAPILEKDSINMDIVYLKSRYDKGEAAYLNCPMNEEEFNRFYEALIAAETVPLKEFEKEIFFEGCMPIEVMANRGKKTMLFGPLKPVGLEDPKTGKRPYAVVQLRQDDAAGTLYNIVGFQTHLKWGPQKEVIRLIPGLENAEIVRYGVMHRNTFINSPNLLKPTYQFKERDDLFFAGQMTGVEGYVESAASGLIAGLNAARLVQGQEPLVFPKETTIGSMAHYITSTNAKNFQPMNANFGLLPDLPVKIKNKQERNEAHARRALETIQNFVKS
- the xerC gene encoding tyrosine recombinase XerC; amino-acid sequence: MENVKVALQSFLEYLQIERNYSKYTIVFYEKDIEEFFEFMKEEAIPQLFEVTHVEARLYLTKLHQKKYARRTIARKASSLRSFFKFLLKENKMDQHPFSAISVPKLEKLLPKFLYEEELEKLFEISDTSTALGQRNQALLELLYGTGIRISECCGIELKDIDLQLETILVRGKGNKQRYVPFGSYAHKALCTYLENGRVELAQNQQSANETRHLFLNFRGGPLSPRGVRVVLNDMVKKASATLHISPHTLRHTFATHLLNEGADLRVVQELLGHANLSSTQIYTHVTKEHLKRTYNQFHPRA
- the hslV gene encoding ATP-dependent protease subunit HslV; amino-acid sequence: MSSFHATTIFAVQHNGKCAMSGDGQVTFGNAVVMKHTARKVRKLFNGRILAGFAGSVADAFTLFEMFEAKLEEYNGNIQRSSVELAKEWRSDKVLRKLEAMLIVMDESTLLLVSGTGEVIEPDDGVLAIGSGGNYALAAGRALKRYAGETLTAHDIAKAALETAGEICVYTNDNIIVEEL
- the hslU gene encoding HslU--HslV peptidase ATPase subunit, whose translation is MSTKLTPRQIVDMLDQYIVGQTNAKKAVAVALRNRYRRSLLKGSLREEVVPKNILMIGPTGVGKTEIARRIAKLVGAPFIKVEATKFTEVGYVGRDVESMVRDLVETSVRLVKEEKMTSVKDKALENANKRIVELLVPGKQKNTSYKNPLEMFFGGNTASQDTEEQEKQEELSIKEQRRRIAHQLALGELEDRYITVEVEEQSGSMFDMLQGSGMEQMGMNMQDALSNLMPKKKKKRRLTVREARPVLTNEEAQKLIDMDEVTQEAIVRAEQTGIIFIDEIDKIAKKNSGSSADVSREGVQRDILPIVEGSTVVTKYGQVKTDHVLFISAGAFHIAKPSDLIPELQGRFPIRVELTKLTVEDFVRILIEPDNALLKQYIALLETEGIKVEFSDDAIRKLAEVAYSVNQETDNIGARRLHTILEKLLEDLSFEAPDINLEKIVITPQYVDDKLGSIVKNKDLSQFIL
- the codY gene encoding GTP-sensing pleiotropic transcriptional regulator CodY, producing the protein MPLLQKTRTINAMLQRAAGKPVNFKEMSETLCNVIEANVFVLSRRGKLLGYSINQQIENERMIKMLEDRQFPEEYTKNLFNISETSSNLDVESEYTAFPVENKELFKSGLTTIVPIIGGGERLGTLILARLQEPFSDDDLILAEYGATVVGMEILREKAEEIEEEARSKAVVQMAISSLSYSELEAIEHIFEELDGKEGLLVASKIADRVGITRSVIVNALRKLESAGVIESRSLGMKGTYIKVLNDKFLFELSKLKSH